Genomic window (Candidatus Nealsonbacteria bacterium):
CAAATCAAATTTCAGCGTCCGGATTTTGCTGGTAAAAAGTTCTAACTTTTTCCAATAACCCGCTATTTAATTAAGGGCGAGGAGATGAGAGTTCAATTCCTTTCACTTGCCCTTTTAATGGATTTGAATTTTGGGGAAATATTTGTTAAAATAAAGACACAAGGTCGAAATAACCTAATTAATAAGGTAAAAAAACATGAACAAAGAATTAATATTTAAAAACAAAAAATTAATATTTGGAATTGTGGCTCTGATAATAATAATATCGTTTGTTTTCTTTATTTAGTTATATACTGAAAAATGGCTAGTCGAAGAGGATAAATCCTCTTCTCTGCCCCTTCGCTGCGGCTCGGGTAGTCGATGAAGATAAATCTTCATCTCCGCCCCTTCGCTGTGACGCTCGGGTAGTCAAAGAAAATAGATTTTTTTCAGGTAATAAAGCAGTCTCAGGCGCTGCTTGCTGTCTAAAAAAACTTGACTTTTTTATTGAAATAAGTATTATTGATTATGTAAGCTTTTCTTGTTTTCTTCTCTTTCACAAATAAATGTAAGTCGAAGAAGATTAAGAAAATTAGGTCGGCTTATATTTATTTGTTAATAAAACAAAAATTTATGACTAAAAAATTATATGTTGGGGGTTTGTCTTATGACACCACTGAAAAAACCCTTAAAGAATTTTTCGCCCAAGCAGGAGCCGTAGAATCGGCAACAATTATTATTGATAAAATGAGCGGACGTTCAAAAGGATTTGGTTTTGTGGAAATGTCTAACGAAGATGAGGCGCGAAAAGCGGTTGAAACGTTGAACGGTAAAGAATTGGACGGTAGAACTATTATTGTCAACGAGGCGCGACCCCAAGAATCCAGACCCAGCCCTGGCGGATTCAGTCGCGGTGGCCGTGGCGGTTTCGGCGATAGAAAAAGAAACTGGTAGAAAACATCAAAAACTCCCTTCTAGGGGAGTTTTTGATTTAACCTTTTTTTATTTGAAAAATTTTGTATAATTAAGGAATGCATTAAAAGGTCGAACTAAATTGATACCAATATACTAATAAATACGAATT
Coding sequences:
- a CDS encoding RNA-binding protein → MTKKLYVGGLSYDTTEKTLKEFFAQAGAVESATIIIDKMSGRSKGFGFVEMSNEDEARKAVETLNGKELDGRTIIVNEARPQESRPSPGGFSRGGRGGFGDRKRNW